CGGGCCCTGCGCGAGATCTATACCGGGCTCATCGCCGACTACGAATTCGACCCGAGCTCGTCGCCAAAACTCGTCACCACGGACAGCGGCCAGGTGCTGACCATCGACCAGGAGGCCGTGGCGGACTACCTGGCGGGATAGACGTGCGGGCGCTCTGTGCCGTCCGTACAAAGCGATACGCAGATGAGGCAGGCCGTTGGCCGTTTTATGGGCTGCGGCACGGGAAGCTCGGGGCGGCGTCGGGCGGCGTTTTTTGGCTTCGGGGTGGGGCGCGGGCCTTGCAGCGGGCGCAGGGATGCGCTGTGGGGCTGGGAAGTCCCGGCCTTTCGGTTCGGTCAACGGCAATCATGGAGTAAGGAGTGCGGCATGAGGCGAGGAGCGGTTTTGATTTTGGCGGCGGGCGTGATCCTTCTGGCTGCAATGTCGGCGACAGCCCAAACGTCGGGCCAAACGTCGGGCCAGACCATGGCCCAGGGGCCGGACACGGCCGTTCAGGCGGCCGAACAGGTGGTCATTCATTTCTTCGTGGTTCCCCGGGTCTTGCCCGGCGGCAAGGAGGCGGCCGGGAAGTTCCCGGAGTTGCGCAAATTTCTGGCCAAGACCGCCGGGGGCTATTCCCAACTCGGCAGTTGCGACGGCGGGGCGCTTCTGCCTTCCGGCGAGGTGCGCGCCGAGACCAACATCTGCTTCATGGTGTCGGCCTCGCGCGACGTGTCGGCGGAGATCGCGGCCTATCTGAAGACACATTTCGAGAACAAGTCGCCGTTCGTCCTGTCCTGGCCGGGTAGCCGTCATTGAGCCCAGGCGGGGCCTTCGGGGGCCTGCATCCGGATTCCGGCCCGGCCCGGCGGCGGGGCGTGTTCGGGCGGCTGGTCGCCGTGCCGCGCCCCGTGGCCCGGATCGTGCTCCTGACGGCCTTTGCGGCGGGCCTGTACGTCGTGCTGTCGAACATCCGCTACCACTGGGACTGGGGCGTGGTGTGGGCCTACCGGGAGATCTACCTGTACGGCCTTTTGACCACCATGGCCGTCTCGGCCGGGGCCATGGCCCTGGGGCTTGTGCTCGGGGTGTCCGCCGGGCTGGCCTCGGTGTCCCGGGGGGCGTGGCTGCCGGAACTGGCGGCGCTGTACGTGGGGGCCTTCCGGGGCACGCCGCTTCTGGTGCAGGTGCTCATTTTCTATTTTTGCGTGGGGGTGGTGGTGCGCCTGGACAGCCCCTACGTCATCGGGGCCGTGACTCTGGCCTTTTTTTCCGGGGCCTACATCTCGGAGATGGTCCGGGCGGGCATCGAGTCCGTGGATTCGGGGCAGTGGGAGGCGGCGGCCGGGACCGGGCTGACCCATGCCCAGACGCTTCGGCATGTGATCCTGCCCCAGGCGCTCCGGCGCATGGTGCCGCCGGTGACCGGGCAGTTCGTGTCGCTGATCAAGGATTCGTCGCTGTTGTCGATCATCGCCGTGCGGGAGCTGACCAAGGCCGCCGAGGTGGTCAACGCCGCAACGTACCGCACTTTCGAGACGTATCTGCCCCTGGCGGCGCTGTATCTGCTTCTGACCTGGCCTCTGTCGCGCTTGACCCGTCGTCTGGAAAGGGGAATACATCCGCATATGGCGGATGGCCGCCGCAGGTAACATCCATTTTTTGAAAAGGAGCTCCCATGGCCCCAAACGTCAAGGTCTTC
Above is a genomic segment from Desulfolutivibrio sulfodismutans DSM 3696 containing:
- a CDS encoding amino acid ABC transporter permease — translated: MFGRLVAVPRPVARIVLLTAFAAGLYVVLSNIRYHWDWGVVWAYREIYLYGLLTTMAVSAGAMALGLVLGVSAGLASVSRGAWLPELAALYVGAFRGTPLLVQVLIFYFCVGVVVRLDSPYVIGAVTLAFFSGAYISEMVRAGIESVDSGQWEAAAGTGLTHAQTLRHVILPQALRRMVPPVTGQFVSLIKDSSLLSIIAVRELTKAAEVVNAATYRTFETYLPLAALYLLLTWPLSRLTRRLERGIHPHMADGRRR